The Choristoneura fumiferana chromosome 5, NRCan_CFum_1, whole genome shotgun sequence region cattgGGAActacgcgggcccattgcggtgcttgtcggcgcgtaaaaaacgtcaagaatcatcataaattgcgtttaattagagtaaggtaaatcatcaataactggccacccttaagcggtagccagttaggctcttattacactagcgatttgcgggcgagttgaaagcgaggtgagcgcgcagcgagttcgcttcgagcgcgtaacgatttcaccgcgagcatgaaacgatatcgccgcgagcgcgcaacgatgtcgctgcgagttcgctgcgttagcgccgaagacgccctatttattatacgaaagtctacaatatggcgtttttggcgctaaagcagggaactcgccatgcgctcgcagcagcgacatcgttgcgcgcttgcggcgaaatcgttatacgctcgcagcgcctcgcttgcctcgctttcaactctcccacgaatcgctagtgtgataaggcccttattgacgatttacgcaaatttgtcttttttttattcgactggatggcaaacgagcaagtgggtcacctgatggtaagagattaccaccgcccttagacacctgcaacaccagggggattgcagatgcgttgccaacctaggatacctcaaatgccagtaatttcaccggctgtcttactctccacgccgaaacacagcattgcaagcactgctattcacggcaggattagcgagcaagatggtggtagcaatccgggcggaccttgcacaaggtcctaccacctgctggtctttagaggttgatttatagtaataataataacgattaatagttacaactacaaatcaaaagcatttttttagatcttattcttaacgatgtcactaaacattttacgaccgacaataaggtaccttttcaaatacgttaatcatttagtgtgttgagacaaaattataggtttttggtaagagttttaatactacagtgttcttaaattaagactattaaaattaatcactaaatattttaccaccgacgataaggtaccttttagaaaatatatagtgattgtaccaactttttactaaactttaccttgaattttgagattgaaaaaactagttttttaagatttgttgagttaatttagtctcatttggctatgttttagcgtactaaatataaaagtttgttgattttgactgtttaattacatttgtaaacaacaaagttatttttgttgaagtattttttatatataataaacaagtGTCCAATTacgtataatattttttccttcgataaaatccaatggaaatatactataaatagaaaaaaaatgttaaaaattcatcaaccttttttttttactttatgcactttggcaaggtaaactataggaaaaccgttgtccaattacaaaattgttcttgaaacctgaaagcccgtacaatctactcctcaaatagcatgccATCTATGTAAattccaacaataacatacttttattgggtgtataagtttgaattcaattttctcataatcaccttttctggcttttgagattcaacatttaaaaaaaaaaaaatctattaaacctacatgcatgtttcttacatggttcgatagctaaatgtatgtagattatggggatatcaataactcaataccgacaacaaggtaccttttcccagataacgccacatatgggaatgaaagttcttaagaaattccaaacaaattactataagtatatttatcggaaatatgtatAGCTTAGCTTGGTAAAAATGCCGCCTTAATTATAGTcataccctcctaacttacaacaAAGGACGTAAAGTGTCAAGAGtgcactatgaagaattagtcctttagtgttggcagggtagaaaaCACGTCGAATTgctaaaatgtatatttatgttttaccaaagaacatcggatggatggCTGGATGAaagaccaaaaaaaaaagttatttagtatatttatagcaatgtattaaaataggttattttcggtaagCCGTAGAAGTTTTTATATAGTACAtatattggcagaataggtatccgaaataaattaaatacttcccaaagttacttttccacgcggacaaaagctagttcttaataaaatttaagaaaaaatcactgatgtattaaactttaatacaatttaatacatcagtggaaAAAATCAAGAGATATAGAAAAGCCCTAAAAAAACGATCATTGTAAATGTGTTTAATTTTTCCCGTACTTCAGGGAAAATTATTCATGGCAGCCCTGAAACTGTTTCACCTCTATTTTTAACCGCtctattttaatgttttaaaatatctcCAACACGCCAATTCTATTTGACAGATCATAACAGATGTATgtgtcaaatgaatgaaatcctatttatattataacctaAGAGGTAAACATTGGACGAAATAtcttataaaattttgaataatataatgtaataataatctAGCGGTGTTTAGTTTACGAAAGAATAATATAAACATGAACATTTTTCAGGAAATGGCTCTTCCACAAAAGAAATATTACAGGCAACGTGCTCACTCTAACCCCATTGCTGATCATTGTTTTGAatagtaagtaaaataaaataaacacaacttcattaCAAACCTGTAGTTACTTAATAAATCTATCATTTCAGTCCGGCTCACCCAGATGATTACGACTGGTCGGTCTTGTACCCATCGCTGAAAAACAATGAGAATACAAACAAGGTGGAATTTCTTGACGTGGGATGTGGATATGGAGGACTTTTGGGTAATATTTCTACTGTATCTTCAATTATATCTGCTACTTTagacaatatatatatacaatccAATTTGAATATGTTGTAATGTCACACCACACCCAAATGATAGTTaacgtttataattttacagtAACATTATCTCCAATGTTTCCTGATAACTACATGCTTGGACTGGAAATAAGAGTAAAAGTCTCAGATTATGTCAATGACAGAATTAAAGCCCTTAGAATACAACATCCAGAAGAGTACCAAAATGTTGCGGTGTTGAGGACCAATGCTATGAAATATTTACCCAACTTCTTTCATAAAGGACAGGTAACAGAAGCACATCTTGTACTGCATCAACTTTCAAAATATGATACCACTGCTTCACTACTTAAAACTGACCATactaagtgcagatgaggccaaagatg contains the following coding sequences:
- the LOC141428070 gene encoding tRNA (guanine-N(7)-)-methyltransferase, translating into MALPQKKYYRQRAHSNPIADHCFEYPAHPDDYDWSVLYPSLKNNENTNKVEFLDVGCGYGGLLVTLSPMFPDNYMLGLEIRVKVSDYVNDRIKALRIQHPEEYQNVAVLRTNAMKYLPNFFHKGQLKKMFFLYPDPHFKKAKHKWRIINKWLLSEYAYILAEQGIIYTITDVKDLHDWMVAHFKDHPLFEEITEEELKSDPIVEKLYESTEEGQKVTRNNGDKFLAVFRRIPDPMMQINKNE